Proteins from a single region of Bactrocera neohumeralis isolate Rockhampton unplaced genomic scaffold, APGP_CSIRO_Bneo_wtdbg2-racon-allhic-juicebox.fasta_v2 cluster10, whole genome shotgun sequence:
- the LOC126764870 gene encoding uncharacterized protein LOC126764870, which yields MTPETAEKRALSRSRGSNPSSKNAQRAGVNGSSATRRRNQRRRRAKAALSEGRSEIRPAPQEAPNRTEKRKSGQITPQEPPRSKKIREDKPQEARGKGSNPNQQPTRAVSRKYSETVKSIRMAVLPRNYPAEALGSEQQTSLQNCLVKALFVGDEYTGAFNGIFFKGGMLLVDCQDEKSATWLTGTTPRLVGWNSPALCVKRGEDIPQLHSMAVFFPRSANENYDFALSLVKNQNLGLRTTAWKVVSSSVVGSGWNLNITVDDESYKYIRQKGFKLNFRFGKVVMRPWRPKATPTTDKEPATGMTAAPASSAASSAGQEATASVVAGERHESPNDLIPAEKAVTTGVDENRSNELPKEQESMLPSTQELLEGLDMQVDEDIADEDQSLIEPIL from the coding sequence ATGACACCGGAGACAGCTGAAAAGCGGGCTCTGAGTAGGAGCAGGGGGAGCAACCCCTCTTCTAAAAATGCACAGCGCGCAGGTGTCAACGGTTCGTCTGCAACAAGACGCAGGAATCAGAGGCGGCGCCGAGCCAAAGCAGCCTTGTCAGAGGGGCGAAGCGAAATTAGGCCGGCACCCCAAGAGGCACCTAATCGAACGGAGAAAAGGAAAAGCGGCCAAATAACTCCTCAGGAGCCACCTAGGTCCAAGAAAATCAGAGAGGACAAACCACAGGAGGCCAGGGGAAAAGGCTCCAACCCCAACCAGCAGCCGACGAGAGCCGTAAGCCGGAAGTACTCAGAAACCGTGAAGAGCATCCGGATGGCAGTGTTGCCCCGCAACTACCCGGCGGAGGCCCTAGGGTCGGAACAGCAGACGTCTCTCCAGAACTGCTTAGTGAAAGCCTTGTTCGTGGGCGACGAGTATACCGGCGCCTTTAATGGCATCTTTTTCAAGGGCGGTATGCTCCTGGTAGACTGCCAGGATGAGAAGTCGGCCACCTGGCTAACGGGGACCACGCCAAGGCTAGTGGGTTGGAATAGCCCGGCCCTGTGTGTTAAGAGAGGCGAGGATATACCACAACTGCACAGTATGGCGGTATTCTTCCCTAGAAGTGCGAACGAAAATTACGATTTCGCGCTTAGTTTAGTGAAAAACCAAAACTTGGGCTTAAGAACCACGGCGTGGAAGGTCGTATCAAGCAGTGTTGTGGGTTCAGGGTGGAACCTCAACATAACGGTAGATGATGAATCCTATAAATACATCAGGCAGAAGGGATTCAAGCTAAACTTCCGCTTCGGCAAGGTGGTAATGAGGCCATGGAGGCCCAAAGCAACGCCGACGACGGACAAAGAACCCGCGACGGGGATGACCGCAGCTCCGGCTTCATCCGCAGCCAGCTCAGCAGGGCAGGAGGCGACTGCCTCTGTGGTTGCGGGAGAGCGGCACGAGTCCCCCAACGACCTCATCCCGGCCGAGAAAGCTGTGACCACCGGCGTGGATGAAAACAGGAGCAATGAGCTCCCTAAGGAGCAAGAAAGCATGCTGCCATCCACCCAAGAGCTCCTGGAAGGGCTGGATATGCAGGTTGATGAGGATATCGCGGACGAGGACCAGTCTCTCATCGAACCCATATTATAA